A DNA window from Gigantopelta aegis isolate Gae_Host chromosome 4, Gae_host_genome, whole genome shotgun sequence contains the following coding sequences:
- the LOC121370817 gene encoding ADP-ribosylation factor-like protein 13B, which yields MFSLMGNCVSCVRRSRRPKRPITLAVLGLDCAGKTTTAKGLTGDPLPLNIAPTVGFCSEKFSFDGFSITLFDLGGGKKIRAIWKNYLAEIYGIIYVVDSTALERIEEMQNNFCELLEHPQVSGKPVLLLANKQDKEGAADEHDICEFLNLESVVNRNKCPCFIESCSAIKGTGTKMDPNIKNGLHWLCEAIDKQFDALKERVEQDIAIEEEKRRIEKAAKAERVRKMREERKERQRRDERLGVEKEESEEEDMIDGDPFKTLDVKELEKKEKKLKEEKQKKKEQLKKLKDEESRLKSSKEGEIDHLHTPRSTRNFGPLSDPLTLTATSLDISEGSAIPRSSRLLPPLQEPLGTKFVHDESGVKQKKKKKAKHETDQANQENLTETQKTMQSVSNIEISTRSLDDDIKGKEFDDSQPLSGHGKYCTTEQIGDGAAVSPKETKLKKKKARQVGSSNGYVLQDLSNPMETEESLNSSVLEDSDIVNSTEVRKLKKKKAKRNQVMQSDEETMFSTKWNFVEDLPEVESTNLRRPNMDDENVVL from the exons ATGTTCAGTCTAATGGGAAACTGTGTATCCTGTGTCAGAAGGAGCAGACGACCCAAAAG ACCAATCACTTTGGCCGTTTTGGGCCTTGACTGTGCTGGAAAAACCACAACAGCTAAAGGTTTAACTGGAG ATCCTTTGCCTTTGAACATTGCACCTACAGTGGGCTTCTGCAGCGAGAAGTTTTCTTTTGATGGGTTTAGTATCACCCTGTTTGACCTGGGTGGAGGGAAGAAGATCCGTGCCATATGGAAGAACTATCTGGCCGAAATCTACGGCATTATTTACGTTGTTGATTCTACTGCTTTGGAAAGGATAGAGGAAATGCAAAACAATTTCTGCGAACTGTTGGAACATCCGCAGGTGTCGGGCAAACCTGTGTTACT cctGGCAAATAAGCAAGATAAGGAAGGTGCTGCGGACGAGCATGATATCTGTGAGTTTCTAAATCTAGAATCTGTCGTCAACAGGAACAAGTGCCCTTGTTTTATT GAGAGTTGTTCTGCTATTAAAGGAACAGGTACAAAGATGGATCCCAACATCAAGAATGGCCTCCATTGGCTTTGTGAAGCCATTGACAAGCAGTTTGATGCATTAAAAGAGCGAGTGGAGCAGGATATAGCCATTGAGGAAGAGAAACGGAGAATAGAAAAAGCTGCTAAAGCAGAACGAGTTAGGAAAATGAGAGAAGAAAG aaaagagaggCAGAGGAGAGATGAACGACTTGGTGTTGAGAAAGAGGAGAGTGAAGAAGAAGATATGATAGATGGTGACCCCTTCAAAACTCTTGATGTGAAGGAACTTGAGAAAAAG gaaaaaaaattaaaggaggaaaaacagaagaaaaaggaacaactgaaaaaattaaaagatgaaGAATCACGATTAAAGTCATCAAAAGAGGGAGAAATAGATCATCTCCATACACCAAGATCTACACGAAACTTTGGACCACTGTCTGACCCCTTGACCCTAACAGCCACTTCCTTGGACATATCGGAGGGAAGTGCGATTCCAAGATCATCACGTCTCTTGCCACCTTTACAAGAACCTCTAGGCACAAAGTTTGTTCATGATGAATCAGGTgtgaaacagaaaaagaaaaagaaagcaaaacaTGAGACCGACCAAGCAAATCAAGAGAATCTGACCGAGACCCAAAAAACCATGCAGTCTGTGTCAAATATTGAAATATCGACAAGAAGCCTGGATGATGACATTAAAGGGAAGGAATTTGATGACAGTCAGCCATTGTCTGGTCACGGTAAATACTGCACCACTGAGCAAATAGGAGATGGTGCTGCAGTCTCGCCAAAAGAAAcgaaattgaaaaagaaaaaagccaGACAGGTCGGCAGCAGTAATGGATACGTTCTTCAGGATTTATCCAATCCAATGGAGACAGAAGAATCTTTGAACAGCTCAG TTCTAGAAGACAGTGATATAGTCAATTCAACTGAAGTCAGAaaattgaagaagaagaaagctaAACGCAACCAAGTGATGCAGTCGGACGAAGAAA caaTGTTTTCAACAAAATGGAATTTTGTGGAAGACCTTCCAGAAGTCGAGAGCACAAATTTACGTCGACCAAACATGGACGATGAAAATGTCGTACTCTGA